Proteins from a single region of Cydia amplana chromosome 17, ilCydAmpl1.1, whole genome shotgun sequence:
- the LOC134655638 gene encoding zinc transporter 7, whose product MLPLTQKDTRFPRGRIAGLRDKLTNWFRLIYSDKNSRNLFLFLILNLSFAFVELFYGVWTNSLGLISDAFHMFFDCTGLVAGLAASVISKWRSNERYSYGYARAEVVAGFVNGLFLLFIAFFIMSEAVERAIEPPEVKHERLLLVSIMGFLVNMVGIYAFHHGHAHGHGGHGHSHGGHGHSHNGNGHSHDDEVNTGAGSAIMRGVFLHVLADTLGSVGVIISAILMRMFGWMRADPICSMAIALLIAGSVIPLVRDSAGVLMQRTPTALERALPNLYTRVVGLAGVHGVQEPHFWTLCSDVHVGALKLEVAKEVDPRYVTEQTARIFREAGVKHLTVQLDYSPL is encoded by the exons ATGCTGCCGCTAACCCAGAAGGACACCCGGTTCCCGCGCGGGCGTATCGCCGGGCTCCGCGACAAGTTGACGAATTGGTTCAGACTAATTTACTCTGATAAGAATTCGAGGAATTTGTTCCTATTCCTTATACTGAACTTGTCGTTCGCTTTCGTCGAGCTGTTCTATGGTGTTTGGACAAATAGTTTAG GTCTAATATCAGATGCATTCCACATGTTCTTCGACTGCACGGGCCTGGTGGCGGGCCTGGCAGCCTCCGTGATATCAAAATGGCGGTCCAATGAGCGCTACTCGTATGGATATGCACGGGCCGAAGTGGTCGCTGGCTTTGTGAACGGCTTGTTCCTGCTGTTTATAGCATTCTTTATTATGAGCGAGGCGGTGGAGAGGGCTATTGAGCCTCCAGAG GTCAAACACGAACGGCTCCTACTAGTCTCAATCATGGGCTTCCTAGTCAACATGGTGGGCATATACGCCTTCCACCACGGTCATGCGCACGGCCACGGAGGGCATGGGCATTCCCACGGCGGCCACGGCCACTCGCACAACGGCAATGGACATAGCCATGACGATGAGGTCAACACTGGAGCTGGGAGTGCCATCATGAGAGGCGTGTTCCTACACGTGCTAGCTGACACTCTAGGCTCAGTTGGGGTTATCATATCAGCTATCCTAATGAGGATGTTCGGCTGGATGAGAGCAGATCCTATATGCTCCATGGCCATAGCCTTACTCATCGCTGGAAGTGTTATACCTTTAGTGCGGGACTCAGCGGGTGTTTTAATGCAACGGACTCCTACAGCTTTAGAGCGCGCGTTACCAAACTTGTACACAAGAGTGGTAGGACTTGCTGGGGTCCATGGGGTCCAGGAGCCTCATTTCTGGACTCTGTGCAGTGATGTGCATGTTGGGGCCCTCAAGTTAGAAGTGGCAAAGGAAGTGGATCCGCGGTATGTGACGGAGCAGACCGCTAGGATTTTTAGAGAGGCCGGCGTTAAGCATTTGACGGTGCAATTGGACTATTCTCCGCTCTGA